The Aerosakkonema funiforme FACHB-1375 genome segment ATCTGATACTGCTAGCTGTACTGCCGATCAACGAACCGTTGAGGTCTAGTCTGGAATTGGAGCCAAAAATAATTCCATTCGGATTGATTAAAAATAAGTCAGCATTTCCCAAAACTCCTAGCGTTCCCAAAATTTGGGAAATATTGCCTCCAGTTACTCGCGTTAAAATTCTCTCAATACCATCTGGATTGGAGAAATAGGCACCCTGCCCTTCTCCCACGTTGAATTCCCGAAAACTGTGGAACAGATTCCCACCGCGAATTGCTCCACCATCAATGCGATCGCTTGGAAGACCCTTGATTGTCTGGGGAGTAATGACAGAACTTTCGCTGCCTAGAGTAGCATCGGGAACGACCTGCGCTACAGTATTCTGGCTGGATAAGACAACTCCACCCACCCAGAAACATATCCACATTCTCCAGCAGCAGCCTATCCAGCCATAAGTAGACATTTGACAGATTGCCTTCAATAATCAGTCAGACAGCTACATCATAAGCTAGCAATTGTTTAAACCAATGGTTACGATCGCATCTTTATAAGATGTAGCATCTCTAAACAATGAGGCTGAGAATAGCACTATCTGAGGAGTAAGTCGATTTACCCGATCTATCCTGCAATATACCCACTGCCAGCCCATCATAAGCCATGTTTTTTAGCTCGTACCTGCCATATATCCCATTTAAATCGGCGACTTCGACTGTACCGTTACCTTTCCAACGCCATACTTCCATCGTTTCTAGTGCTTGTTCTAGTTTCTCTCTATCCTCAGTCGAAGCATAAGTTAAGTGGAAACATTGTTGATTAACGCAAATACCTGTTGGGTGCCAATAACTATTTCTAGACATAGCTCGTCCAGCAATCGTTCCGCCCGCGACCATTTCTAACTCTTCTTCGTTGAGTTCGTAGTCGTCGAATTCGTCGTTATTTATCTCGGTTTTTTCTTTAGCCCATTGCAGGGCAAATTGCATATCTAAAATTGTAAATTCGTAGCCATTTTCGGCAGCTATTTCTAGAAAAGTTTCCGGGGATTTAGCCGTTTCCAATTGGGATTTTATCTCGCTATCTTGCTCAACAGCTTTACACAACTCGTAAATGGCTTGCTGGGCTTTGATAAAACGCAACTCTTCTGCTGGTAAATCTTCGGCGTTAATCGGTTGAATCAAATTTTGTAACATCAGTAGATACCTCTGAATTTCTTTCTAGTCTGTCCCAATATTCAGTCAATTTCCTGCCCAGTTGCATCCGCTCTTAAATTTGAGTAAAACTAATTTTTGCTGCCACTATTTCTATTTTAGAACAATACTTTCACCAAAATGAAAAATGCTCGATTTGTAGGTTGGGTTTCGTTCCTCAACCCAACTAACGATAAAATGGCGAAGTATTGTTTGAAAAATCGTGGTTTTAACACGAACGCCACTAAGTTTAGATTGTTTGATTAGAGGCTGAGCCTCCTTTCTTTGTTCCCCGGCTGAGCCGGGGAACGAGATGGATACTGTTATCTAAAAAGTAGTCTGCCACCTAGTAGTATCCCAAGTAGGATATTTTTTTGTGCCTACCTTAAAAAAACCGGTTTCTCATGCGTTATTCCGATGTGTTTTTTAGTCTTACT includes the following:
- a CDS encoding Nif11-like leader peptide family natural product precursor, translated to MLQNLIQPINAEDLPAEELRFIKAQQAIYELCKAVEQDSEIKSQLETAKSPETFLEIAAENGYEFTILDMQFALQWAKEKTEINNDEFDDYELNEEELEMVAGGTIAGRAMSRNSYWHPTGICVNQQCFHLTYASTEDREKLEQALETMEVWRWKGNGTVEVADLNGIYGRYELKNMAYDGLAVGILQDRSGKSTYSSDSAILSLIV